One genomic segment of Caldimonas brevitalea includes these proteins:
- the ubiE gene encoding bifunctional demethylmenaquinone methyltransferase/2-methoxy-6-polyprenyl-1,4-benzoquinol methylase UbiE gives MSSTHFGFETVEEAEKARRVRGVFDSVASKYDVMNDLMSMGLHRAWKAYTVAVSGAREGQRVLDIAGGTGDLAAAFAKRVGSAGCVVHTDINEAMLRVGRDRLLDQGVVLPTSICDAETLPFAPNSFDIVSVAFGLRNMTHKDKALAEMCRVLKPGGKLLVLEFSKVARPLEKAYDWYSFNVLPRLGQWIAGDAQSYRYLAESIRMHPGQQELKGMMKTAGFGHVDVHNLTAGVVALHVGIKC, from the coding sequence ATGAGCAGCACCCATTTTGGTTTCGAGACGGTCGAAGAGGCCGAGAAGGCGCGGCGCGTGCGCGGCGTGTTCGACTCGGTGGCGTCGAAGTACGACGTGATGAACGACCTGATGTCGATGGGGCTGCACCGTGCCTGGAAGGCTTACACGGTGGCCGTCTCCGGCGCGCGCGAAGGCCAGCGTGTGCTCGACATCGCCGGCGGCACCGGCGACCTCGCCGCCGCCTTCGCCAAACGGGTCGGCAGCGCGGGCTGCGTGGTGCACACCGACATCAACGAGGCGATGCTGCGCGTCGGCCGCGACCGGCTGCTCGACCAGGGTGTGGTGCTGCCGACCTCGATCTGCGACGCCGAGACGCTGCCCTTCGCCCCCAACAGCTTCGACATCGTCAGCGTCGCCTTCGGGTTGCGCAACATGACCCACAAAGACAAGGCGCTGGCCGAGATGTGCCGTGTGCTCAAGCCGGGCGGCAAGCTGCTGGTGCTCGAGTTCTCCAAGGTCGCCCGGCCGCTCGAAAAGGCCTACGACTGGTATTCGTTCAACGTCCTGCCGCGTCTGGGGCAGTGGATCGCCGGCGACGCGCAGAGCTATCGCTACCTTGCCGAGTCGATCCGCATGCACCCGGGCCAGCAGGAGTTGAAGGGCATGATGAAGACGGCCGGTTTCGGCCATGTGGATGTTCACAACCTGACGGCCGGGGTGGTCGCGTTGCACGTCGGGATCAAGTGTTGA
- a CDS encoding ShlB/FhaC/HecB family hemolysin secretion/activation protein, with protein sequence MKHPSRRAARPAPARLAAAALLAWAAHGAAGAQEPRTPAVSAPPEAVFPIKGFAINGENPLGSGETSEILAPFLRADATLEVLQRATAALEKALQDRGYSLYRVVLPPQALSDTITLNVVRFALGKVQLQGNGPHFDDANVRRALPSLKEGTSPNLLKLARETAVANENPSRQLVVSLKQAPDDESLHATVRVTEQRPWSAGVAWNNAGTRETGRDRLSVAASYNNLFNRDHVLGAAYTTSVDQPSHVKQVGLTYRAPFYDWGGVAFASVTDSDVVGTFGLTAAGTDYGTFESTAAGRTYKLGYSQYLVPKGGYRAYITFAFEDKLYRAAEVDGQAVQDDRRSRPVSLAFIGRREAERQVWAYHLEFALNVGSGGGNSLSAYRTENSDIDTIHWKAVRGGASIARELAGGWQLQARGAAQWSPDLLIAGEAFGLGGVGSIRGVPDRVLYGDSGLSFNLEAYTPEWVQGLRGSAFVDAGLVRSDVADRPERRQKDRLASVGVGLRYAHPSGANLSADYGYVVTGSRADRTENPSVPDKGDDKFHVSVSYAF encoded by the coding sequence ATGAAGCATCCATCCCGACGCGCCGCAAGGCCGGCACCCGCCCGCCTTGCGGCCGCGGCGCTGCTGGCCTGGGCGGCCCACGGGGCTGCCGGGGCGCAGGAGCCCCGCACGCCGGCGGTGTCGGCACCGCCCGAGGCGGTGTTTCCGATCAAGGGTTTCGCGATCAACGGCGAAAACCCGCTCGGCAGCGGCGAAACCAGCGAGATCCTGGCGCCCTTTTTGCGCGCAGACGCGACGCTCGAGGTGCTGCAGCGCGCCACCGCCGCGCTGGAGAAGGCCTTGCAGGACCGCGGCTACTCGCTCTACCGCGTGGTGCTGCCGCCGCAAGCCCTGAGCGACACCATCACGCTCAACGTGGTCCGCTTCGCGCTGGGCAAGGTGCAGTTGCAAGGCAACGGACCGCATTTCGACGATGCGAATGTGCGCCGCGCACTGCCCAGCCTGAAGGAAGGCACGTCGCCGAATCTGCTCAAACTCGCGCGGGAGACGGCGGTCGCCAACGAAAATCCGTCGCGTCAGCTGGTGGTGTCGCTCAAGCAGGCACCCGACGACGAGAGCCTGCACGCCACGGTGCGGGTGACCGAGCAGCGACCCTGGTCGGCCGGTGTGGCCTGGAACAACGCGGGCACGCGGGAGACCGGGCGCGACCGGCTGTCGGTCGCCGCCAGCTACAACAACCTGTTCAACCGCGACCACGTGCTGGGCGCGGCCTACACCACCTCGGTCGACCAACCCTCACACGTCAAACAGGTGGGGCTGACCTACCGCGCGCCGTTCTACGACTGGGGCGGCGTCGCTTTTGCCAGCGTGACCGACTCCGACGTGGTCGGCACCTTCGGGTTGACCGCCGCAGGCACCGACTACGGCACCTTCGAGAGCACCGCCGCCGGCCGCACCTACAAACTCGGCTATTCCCAATACCTGGTGCCCAAAGGCGGCTATCGCGCCTACATCACGTTCGCTTTTGAAGACAAGTTGTACCGGGCGGCGGAAGTCGACGGCCAGGCGGTGCAGGACGACCGCCGGTCGCGTCCGGTGTCGCTCGCGTTCATCGGACGCCGCGAAGCCGAGCGGCAGGTGTGGGCCTATCACCTCGAGTTCGCGCTGAACGTCGGCAGTGGCGGCGGCAACAGCCTGTCGGCCTACCGCACCGAGAACAGCGACATCGACACCATCCACTGGAAGGCGGTGCGCGGTGGTGCCAGCATTGCGCGCGAACTCGCCGGCGGCTGGCAGCTGCAGGCGCGCGGCGCGGCGCAGTGGAGCCCCGACCTTTTGATCGCGGGCGAAGCCTTCGGACTCGGCGGTGTCGGCTCGATCCGCGGCGTGCCGGACCGGGTGCTGTACGGCGACAGCGGGCTGTCGTTCAACCTCGAGGCGTACACGCCCGAATGGGTGCAGGGGCTGCGCGGCTCGGCCTTCGTCGACGCCGGCCTGGTGCGCAGCGATGTCGCCGACCGACCCGAACGGCGCCAGAAGGACCGCTTGGCGAGCGTGGGAGTCGGCCTGCGCTATGCTCACCCGAGCGGCGCGAACCTGAGCGCCGACTACGGCTACGTCGTCACCGGCAGCCGCGCCGACCGCACCGAAAACCCTTCGGTGCCCGACAAGGGTGACGACAAGTTCCACGTCAGCGTGTCATACGCCTTCTGA
- a CDS encoding gamma-butyrobetaine hydroxylase-like domain-containing protein, which translates to MAGLQKDSPLPTDITVHQQTRRLEIAFSDGKRFEIPFELLRVCSPSAEVKGHGPGQEVLQTGKREVEIIGVQPVGHYALQPTFSDGHDSGIFSWDYLYQLGAEQDRYWSDYLARLQQAGVDRDAPMPDPRAPGCGTGGSTR; encoded by the coding sequence ATGGCCGGCCTTCAAAAAGACTCACCTCTGCCCACCGACATCACGGTGCATCAGCAAACGCGCCGGCTCGAAATCGCCTTTTCGGACGGCAAGCGTTTCGAGATTCCGTTCGAGTTGCTGCGCGTGTGCTCGCCGTCGGCCGAGGTGAAGGGCCACGGGCCGGGCCAGGAGGTGCTGCAGACCGGGAAACGCGAGGTGGAGATCATCGGGGTGCAGCCCGTCGGCCATTACGCCTTGCAGCCGACCTTCAGCGACGGACACGACAGCGGCATCTTCTCGTGGGACTACCTCTACCAGCTCGGCGCGGAGCAAGACCGCTACTGGTCGGACTATCTGGCCCGCCTGCAACAGGCCGGCGTGGACCGAGACGCACCGATGCCCGATCCGCGCGCCCCGGGGTGTGGCACCGGCGGGTCGACGCGTTGA